One stretch of Apis cerana isolate GH-2021 linkage group LG8, AcerK_1.0, whole genome shotgun sequence DNA includes these proteins:
- the LOC108001706 gene encoding ribonuclease H2 subunit A, with protein MSNVKEMILDENCINHSKDIKITCRDDLTPYFKAWNHSNNKVHLSKVPQICKDEPCQLGIDEAGRGPVLGPMVYGISYAPLSEKQLLVDLGCADSKSLTEEKRDTIFDKICEQYKTIGWAVDVISPNVISNSMYRRVKTSLNEVSMNSAIELAKLVIEAGARITEIYVDTIGKPEKYQAKLEQIFPDIKITVAKKADSTYPIVSAASICAKVSRDHAIRAWQFLEGSIMTEYGSGYPNDPETKKWLSENVDPVFGFPHIVRFSWSTAEKILESDALSVEWEEMEDVRNPGEQKISSFFAKSPDKSFKSQKKRHQFFTERCLFNTSSL; from the exons atgagTAATGTTAAAGAAATGATATTGGacgaaaattgtattaatcattctaaagatattaaaattacctgCAGAGATGATCTAACCCCGTATTTTAAAGCCTGGAATCACAGCAACAATAAAGTTCACTTGTCAAag gTACCACAAATATGTAAGGATGAACCGTGTCAGCTTGGTATCGACGAGGCTGGACGTGGGCCAGTCCTTGGGCCCATGGTTTATGGAATTTCTTACGCACCTTTATCCGAAAAACAACTTCTCGTGGATCTAGGTTGTGCTGATTCCAAGAGTTTGacagaggaaaaaagagatacaattttcgataaaatttgtgAACAGTACAAGACAATAGGTTGGGCTGTGGATGTCATATCTCCTAATGTTATTTCAAATAGCATGTATCGTCGGGTAAAGACTTCTCTAAACGAGGTGTCTATGAATTCTGCGATTGAGCTAGCTAAATTAGTGATTGAAGCTGGTGCAAGGATCACGGAGATCTATGTAGATACGATAGGTAAGCCAGAAAAGTATCAAGCCAAATTGGAGCAAATTTTTCCAGATATAAAGATAACAGTCGCAAAAAAGGCCGACTCCACGTATCCTATTGTCAGTGCTGCCAGTATTTGCGCTAAAGTCTCTCGTGATCATGCTATAAGAGCTTGGCAATTTCTCGAAGGATCGATAATGACAGAATACGGAAGTGGATATCCAAATGATCCAGAGACTAAAAAGTGGCTATCCGAAAATGTGGATCCCGTATTTGGGTTTCCGCATATTGTCAGATTCAGCTGGTCTACCGCTGAAAAGATTCTGGAATCAGATGCCTTATCTGTTGAATGGGAAGAAATGGAAGACGTAAGGAATCCTGGGGAGCAAAAGATTTCCAGTTTCTTTGCCAAATCACCAGATAAATCTTTCAAATCTCAAAAAAAGCGGCATCAATTTTTTACCGAAAGATGCCTCTTCAATACTTCCTCATtatga
- the LOC108001711 gene encoding ubiquitin-like protein 4A — protein sequence MKVIVKKLQGKECVVDITPSDTVLQLKHKVSDLLGIDVPHQRLLLTGKALADENPLSFYPGIKDGSKLNLLVIKKTEEGSSEGKASHSKSGMYLLRDEISRVLRHYYTESETESIINELIKDLKNKVNNLSYDDLERLATALLQDQENIA from the exons ATGAAAGTTATCGTGAAGAAGCTTCAAGGAAAAGAATGCGTTGTTGAC ATTACACCTTCGGATACAGTTCTTCAGTTAAAGCACAAAGTCAGCGATCTTTTGGGTATAGATGTTCCACATCAGAGACTGTTGCTTACGGGCAAGGCATTAGCTG aTGAAAATCCATTAAGTTTTTATCCAGGAATCAAAGATGGAAGCAAGTTAAATCTTTTGGTTATTAAAAAGACAGAGGAAGGATCTAGTGAGGGAAAGGCTTCACATAGCAAGTCTGGCATGTATCTCTTACGAGATGAAATTTCTAGAGTTCTGAGGCATTATTATACAGAATCAGAAACAGAGTCAATAATCAATGAGTTGATAAAAGACCTAAAGAATAAAGTGAATAATCTTAGTTATGATGACTTAGAAAGATTAGCAACTGCACTTCTTCAGGACCAAGAGAATATAGCTTAA
- the LOC108001710 gene encoding gem-associated protein 2 codes for MTDYLAKPAFVVGEIDEDLNLSLPPTSGEEYIKRVVIEAQKCADIVVADIDRKHFGKPTIDVEPLSGCMEAPPWLGPSLDWQLYQVSDFSNIRLYISQLKNEIQSLKRKWKRPKIDMPSIDDEKGWIKFCSSNDKEKTRIAPTLDIIFCLNHPEVEQILEYLVEHIETLEKIEYELGQWIYALLVVLQMPLTPDTCSCLRSLARTCSIMRAKSKKLEIHEIGALNLFICLVARYFRQLDLADP; via the exons atgacaGATTATTTAGCAAAACCTGCTTTCGTTGTTGGAGAAATTGATGAGGATCTTAACCTGTCTTTGCCTCCAACTTCCggagaagaatatattaaaagagtaGT AATAGAAGCACAAAAATGTGCTGATATTGTAGTAGCCGACATTGATCGGAAACATTTTGGGAAACCTACAATTGATGTCGAACCT TTATCAGGCTGTATGGAGGCACCACCATGGCTTGGCCCTTCACTTGATTGGCAGTTATATCAAGTAtcagatttttcaaatatcagattatatataagtCAATTGAAAAACGAAATTCAATCATTAAAACGTAAATGGAAACGTCCAAAGATTGATATG CCAAGTATTGATGATGAAAAAGGTTGGATCAAATTTTGTTCAAgtaatgataaagaaaaaacaagaattGCTCCAACATTGgatatcattttttgtttaaatcatCCAGAAGTAGaacaaatattagaatatttagtgGAACATATTGAAACATTGGAAAAGATAGAATATGAATTGGGTCAATGGATATATGCATTGCTAGTTGTTCTGCAAATGCCATTAACTCCAGATACATGTTCCTGTTTAAGATCTTTGGCTAGAACATGTTCAATCATGCGTGCAAAATcg aagaaactGGAAATACATGAAATAGGAGcactgaatttatttatatgtctaGTTGCGAGATATTTCCGTCAATTGGATTTGGCCGATCCTTAA